In a genomic window of Tripterygium wilfordii isolate XIE 37 chromosome 8, ASM1340144v1, whole genome shotgun sequence:
- the LOC120004089 gene encoding high-affinity nitrate transporter 3.1-like → MEARTHLLLVSLLLTCLIQSINGTVLFSSLKKTLVVTASPKPGEVLKAGEGKIRVSWGVNQTLTAGTDSAYKTIKVKLCFAPISQVDRPWRKTKEELSKDKTCQFNIVSNPYDSANKTVQTHEWTIERDLPTGTYFVRAYALDSNGDEVAYGQSTDAMKSTNLFEIQSITGRHMSLDIASIVFSAFSVVSLFGFFLNEKRKAKRSQEK, encoded by the exons ATGGAGGCACGGACTCATCTTCTCTTGGTTTCTCTTCTTCTCACTTGCTTGATTCAGAGTATTAATGGGACTGTTTTATTCTCTTCACTGAAAAAAACACTTGTGGTTACTGCCTCACCAAAGCCAGGAGAAG TATTGAAAGCTGGAGAGGGGAAGATTAGAGTTTCATGGGGGGTTAACCAGACCCTCACAGCTGGTACTGACTCAGCCTACAAGACAATCAAGGTCAAGCTATGCTTTGCACCGATCAGCCAAGTAGACAGGCCATGGAGAAAGACTAAAGAAGAGCTTTCCAAGGACAAGACCTGCCAGTTCAACATTGTGTCCAACCCATACGACTCTGCAAACAAAACTGTTCAAACCCATGAGTGGACCATCGAACGTGACCTGCCAACGGGCACTTACTTTGTTCGCGCCTATGCCTTGGACTCTAATGGCGATGAGGTGGCTTATGGTCAAAGTACCGATGCTATGAAGTCCACCAATCTCTTTGAGATCCAGTCAATCACTGGCCGTCACATGTCGCTTGATATTGCTTCGATTGTCTTCAGTGCTTTCTCTGTCGTCTCCTTGTTTGGCTTCTTTCTCAATGAGAAGAGAAAGGCTAAGAGGTCCCAAGAGAAGTGA
- the LOC120004591 gene encoding uncharacterized protein LOC120004591: MCSNIQFHILLPFQPNPSLLLSLYVSMDYSRFGNDSSTDRKSTSLQKKIAETRRQRKTEQAPDLTHFMNDIFFGTVNNDKNKNDFNGGGGDRPNLMEQEADFDDSIRSTSSRLTQEWLQEARRMVASSPSRTDSPSRLIGSPRFTAVPGRLSTSSLLERRDPLSRSARRQRPVERISEEILTKSAKQSSSNNSVSVDSPDTSPASAVQKWLSNILKPSNSPPSHDPTSLHNTNQSLNTNFDPTAQTLPPRLSIHRKSRFQTESPAPPPPGIPVPSRRTFKPAPLPADTKPLSPPKNLVKGTQRRSISTSRWSVLENNVQALSPPRNLVESANRRSISKSTCSVEKIAPKINGNPRHKEEEEPREASLNGFLREQRTKMGKILYGEIDCKAKVVLSGPSNSISSMVAAICYAWLLETKARKNKERTEANMVVPVMNVRRSKMWKLRQAAWLFHQVGLDATSLLFADEVQLENLLMSGKLSIMVVGQDVLRTNGEVGSECTILTDNYCEDAYELLQTPLLNKLLLAGILLDTQNLNGSASCSMTRDAEAVQLLLVGSAPNYRNTLFDQLMQDQRDNTFHEVLLQNYGKPPTESHRSNGALVEHRVPDRKLASVLPREPIAQNSDIKKSNDAKNTRTNGDAPKPAKPNASPAQAPPAATNDSSRGKNKFFLSKWFGFGK, translated from the exons ATGTGTTCCAACATTCAATTTCACATTCTCTTGCCCTTTCAACCAAACCCATCTCTCCTTCTATCTCTGTATGTTTCCATGGATTACAGCAGATTCGGCAACGATTCTTCTACGGACAGAAAGTCCACAAGCCTGCAAAAGAAGATAGCAGAGACTCGGAGACAGCGCAAAACAGAGCAAGCACCGGACTTGACTCATTTCATGAATGACATCTTCTTTGGGACTGTAAACAATGACAAGAACAAGAACGACTTCAATGGCGGTGGTGGTGATCGTCCTAATTTAATGGAGCAAGAAGCAGACTTTGATGACAGTATAAGAAGCACGAGTAGCAGGTTAACCCAAGAGTGGCTCCAAGAAGCTAGACGCATGGTCGCTTCCTCTCCTTCTCGGACCGATTCCCCCTCTCGTCTCATTGGTTCACCCAGGTTCACTGCAGTTCCTGGTAGACTTTCAACATCTTCGCTCCTTGAACGAAGAGACCCGCTTTCCCGATCCGCCAGAAG ACAGAGACCAGTGGAGCGTATTAGTGAAGAAATCTTAACGAAATCAGCAAAACAAAGCTCCTCCAACAACTCTGTATCCGTCGACTCACCTGATACGTCCCCTGCTTCAGCAGTGCAAAAATGGCTCTCTAACATACTCAAACCCTCAAATTCACCGCCCTCACATGACCCCACAAGTCTCCATAATACCAACCAATCTCTAAACACCAACTTTGATCCAACGGCCCAAACATTGCCGCCTCGGCTCTCAATCCACCGTAAATCCCGGTTCCAGACAGAGTCCCCTGCACCTCCTCCACCGGGAATACCTGTCCCTTCCCGCCGAACTTTCAAGCCTGCACCTCTGCCTGCTGACACCAAGCCGCTTTCTCCACCCAAAAATCTGGTTAAGGGTACCCAAAGGAGATCAATTTCAACCTCAAGATGGTCCGTGCTGGAGAATAATGTGCAGGCATTGTCTCCACCAAGAAACCTTGTGGAGTCAGCTAACCGGAGATCAATATCAAAGTCTACTTGCTCTGTCGAGAAGATCGCGCCCAAGATTAATGGAAACCCGCGGCATAAAGAAGAGGAGGAGCCAAGAGAAGCTAGTCTTAATGGGTTTCTAAGGGAACAAAGAACCAAAATGGGGAAGATTTTGTATGGGGAGATTGATTGCAAGGCTAAAGTTGTGCTTTCTGGTCCTTCAAACA GTATTAGTTCAATGGTGGCTGCCATCTGCTATGCATGGTTGCTGGAAACTAAAGCAAggaagaacaaagagaggacGGAGGCGAACATGGTGGTTCCTGTGATGAATGTGAGGAGATCAAAGATGTGGAAGCTACGCCAGGCTGCTTGGCTGTTTCATCAAGTTGGCCTCGATGCTACTTCATTACTATTTGCAGATGAG GTGCAATTGGAGAATCTCTTGATGTCTGGGAAATTAAGCATCATGGTTGTCGGACAAGATGTTCTTAGAACTAATGGCGAG GTTGGTTCCGAATGTACAATTTTGACAGATAATTACTGCGAAGACGCCTACGAACTACTTCAGACCCCTTTACTCAACAAACTTCTG CTTGCAGGTATCCTTCTAGACACACAAAATTTGAATGGATCTGCTAGTTGTTCTATGACAAGAGATGCAGAAGCAGTCCAGTTGTTACTGGTTGGATCTGCTCCAAATTACAGAAACACTCTTTTCGATCAAT TGATGCAAGATCAAAGAGACAATACCTTTCATGAAGTCTTGCTGCAAAACTATGGGAAGCCCCCTACTGAGA GTCATCGAAGTAATGGAGCTCTGGTGGAGCATAGAGTTCCAGATAGAAAACTAGCCTCGGTCCTTCCCCGCGAACCCATCGCGCAAAACAGTGATATCAAGAAATCCAACGATGCTAAAAATACAAGAACAAATGGGGATGCACCAAAACCAG CGAAACCTAATGCATCGCCGGCACAAGCTCCTCCTGCAGCTACAAACGATTCGTCCCGTGGAAAGAACAAGTTCTTCCTGTCAAAGTGGTTTGGTTTTGGAAAATGA
- the LOC120004216 gene encoding uncharacterized protein LOC120004216, whose protein sequence is MQDPIGIPACFTSGEKLIDDPAAVTKSGQSVFMSAYRTKIADHCRLITITWCKNLLLHGLSISVEGPDGENHYSCKIELKPWYFWKKQGTKRFIVDGKAVDIFWDLKAAKFNGETEPNCDYYVAVVCDEEVVLLLGDLKKDAYRKTGCRPALIDPILVSRKEHIFGKKRFLTRVKFHEKGRFHEISIECKNRTNGNGVKYAEPEMEIRIDGHLVIHVKHLQWKFRGNESIHVNKARMEVYWDVHDWLFSPGLRHALFIFKPTMSSISLSPLSSSSTSKTPLLSQSESSGSSDGINGSSEFCLLVYAWKVE, encoded by the coding sequence atgCAAGACCCAATTGGGATTCCTGCTTGTTTCACATCAGGAGAGAAGCTGATTGATGATCCAGCAGCAGTAACAAAATCAGGGCAGAGTGTTTTCATGTCAGCATACAGGACCAAGATTGCTGATCACTGCCGTTTGATTACAATCACATGGTGCAAGAATCTGCTTCTCCATGGTCTGTCAATCTCTGTTGAAGGTCCAGATGGGGAAAATCACTATAGTTGCAAGATTGAGCTGAAGCCATGGTATTTCTGGAAGAAACAGGGGACTAAGAGATTTATTGTGGATGGGAAAGCTGTGGATATCTTTTGGGATCTCAAAGCAGCTAAATTCAATGGTGAGACTGAACCCAACTGTGATTACTATGTTGCTGTTGTTTGTGATGAAGAAGTGGTTCTTCTACTTGGGGATCTGAAGAAAGATGCTTATAGGAAAACAGGGTGCAGACCAGCTCTGATTGATCCAATTCTGGTTTCAAGAAAAGAACACATTTTTGGTAAGAAGAGATTCTTAACCAGAGTCAAGTTCCATGAGAAGGGTAGATTTCATGAGATCTCAATTGAGTGCAAGAACAGAACAAATGGGAATGGTGTCAAGTATGCTGAACCAGAGATGGAGATAAGGATTGATGGGCATTTGGTGATTCATGTGAAGCATCTTCAATGGAAGTTCAGAGGTAATGAGTCAATTCATGTCAATAAAGCAAGAATGGAAGTTTACTGGGATGTCCATGACTGGCTATTTAGTCCTGGTTTAAGGCATGCTCTGTTTATTTTCAAGCCAACCATGTCATCCATTTCTCTTTCGCCATTATCGTCTTCTTCGACATCGAAGACGCCATTGTTGTCTCAATCAGAGAGCTCTGGTTCATCAGATGGGATTAATGGGTCTTCTGAATTTTGCTTGCTTGTTTATGCTTGGAAGGTTGAATGA
- the LOC120003506 gene encoding 50S ribosomal protein L19-1, chloroplastic-like, with product MQNFVGSLIRRHVHKSSNITHFKTITAYSARMSPQSSPVCSISEISNEFAAPHAKKCFFGSLSYVGSPSRATMTHLDFQRGAWMSLNNISNNRSSRLAVFQGGAASRPFFCRCMTTVANPVDVSSQGSPLSTPDVAPRIKFKRLDKTARNIMQIIDKEAVEEVKSDREIPDIKPGHIVQLKVVVPENKRRVSIVKGTVIARRNAGISTTFRIRRLVAGVGVESLFHLYSPNIKEIKILEKKKVRRAKLYYLRDRMNALKKR from the exons ATGCAGAATTTTGTTGGGAGTTTGATTCGAAGACATGTCCATAAGAGCTCAAACATTACCCATTTCAAAACCATCACAGCCTATTCAGCTAGAATGAGTCCTCAATCGAGCCCTGTGTGCTCTATTTCCGAAATTTCAAATGAATTTGCGGCACCACATGCCAAGAAGTGCTTCTTTGGATCGCTTTCTTATGTGGGCTCGCCCTCTCGTGCAACAATG ACGCATTTGGACTTCCAGAGAGGGGCATGGATGTCTCTAAATAATATTAGCAATAATAGAAGTTCAAGATTGGCTGTGTTTCAAGGAGGAGCAGCGTCACGGCCTTTCTTCTGCAGGTGCATGACAACAGTGGCAAATCCTGTTGACGTGAGTTCACAAGGATCTCCTCTGTCCACCCCTGATGTAGCTCCTCGCATCAAGTTTAAGAGGCTCGATAAAACTGCCAGGAACATAATGCAG ATTATAGACAAGGAAGCAGTGGAGGAGGTGAAGTCGGATAGGGAGATACCTGACATAAAGCCTGGTCATATTGTGCAACTCAAAGTG GTAGTACCTGAGAATAAGAGACGTGTTTCAATTGTAAAAGGCACTGTTATAGCAAGACGTAATGCTGGTATAAGTACTACATTTAGAATAAGGAGGCTGGTGGCTGGAGTTGGAGTTGAATCTCTCTTTCATCT GTACTCACCTAACATCAAGGAAATAAAGATactagaaaagaagaaagtaaggAGGGCGAAGCTTTATTATCTAAGGGACAGGATGAATGCACTCAAGAAAAGGTAA